Within the Eucalyptus grandis isolate ANBG69807.140 chromosome 1, ASM1654582v1, whole genome shotgun sequence genome, the region TTTATCTCATCATCTCTGTTCCTCTCTTCATCCGATCAACCCGAGGCTAAGGTCAGTGTTGTTGCCACTAAAAATCCATCACCGCAACGCCAACACCAACAACCCCCCCCTCCCCAACTCAAGAAaaacacactctctctctctctctctctctctctctctctctctctcacagatTCCTCCAAGGTAGTTGAATGTCAAGTCTCAGGGGCAACCACTAGGATTTGCCCCaatggccactcttccaacatggaagggagaggtgaggggttcaaatccccatcttctcaggggggatgggatggggacacgtaagtttcaggagtgggtttcgactcccacgtccTACAAGAGGcaaggcaaaagtctgagagtgagtgtagtgtaggaatagagtatgactaacaaaaaaaaaagtctcggGGGCCATGAAGGAGCCTTTGCTTCCAGAAGAGGCTCACATGTCGAGCCTttaagggcctgcatgtttgtgtttctttttcttgttcatgaatagattttttgtttttttgttcccgggaataaaaaaaataatagaaacgcgtttatttgcatttttgttcaaaatcagtttttttttgttccgggaacaaaattagaacagaaataagaaacaaaaaaaaaattatttttttgttctagaaacacttttgaagaacaaattttctctctcctttcttttcttctctttttttttcttcttttcttcttcctttttttggcgGCGACCTCTCCGaagggtcgccgaccctcggcgaggccgagcgttgctagccccgacgaggctcggcctcgcccgcccaccggcgaggctcggtgagctcgaggctcgcccatccggtgaggaaaaataaaataaaaatattaaaaaattaaaagaaatataaaaagaatacaAATCTTAGTCAACAACTAGCTTGTCGACGATGGCGAGATGAAGCTCGATACAGCATCAAGCTTGGTCAACAATGATGAGTCCAatgagagagattgagagagagaggcatgagTCCATCGTTGGAGCCAATGAAGCTAGTGGTTGCTCTGATCGCGGTGGCCGGAGACCTCGAGAAGGCAGAGGCAACCAAGTAATGCATTGAGTTTTGCATCTTATGTACTAGCGCTCATTGATAAATGTCTCCGTGTGATCGCATAATGTACGAGATGGGCGAATGCAGATCGAATTAGAGAGAAGGAATACACATTAGATATGTGGACGGACGGAGAGTACTTTCCTTCAACTTGGAATACGTgcaaatttcagaatttggcGTGGATTTATGTTTTATAAGTTATTCTTTGTCGGTTTGACCCGTGCGTTGTCTGCATTTCAAATCCACGACTATAATGCGCGTAAAGAACGGCATCGGTCGTCGTCCTTTAGGCTTCAGGTGTGAAATGAACCCCTCCTTTCTACACCCACCGACCCTCACCTCACCTCTTtaagcttgagcttgagcttgagcttgagcttaaGCTTAAACTCGCCCCCCAAATCTTTCAAAACCCAAACCCAAAgcccgcctctctctctctctctctctctcccctcgtcTCTTTCGCCgattcctttcttctctttactcAAGACTCACTCTCGCTTGCTGTTACCTCTCGCCAAGCGAAAATTGAATCCCTTCTCCCTTTTCGTACTTCCCACCAATTTCCTCTCTGCCCATGTTGTCCACgtaactcactctctctctctctctctctctgcgttgCTACGTGCTTGAGAAACTGGACGAAAATGGCGGGCTCACAAAGTGAGAACTCCGGTTGCTTCTCTGCCCTCCTGCGCCACCTCCTCTGCAGCAACGGAGCTCCGACCCACCCGTCCGACGACAACCCCGTCGCCGAACCGAGCTCCCAGCAGACCACTGATGCCGGCCCTGTCTTCATCAAAGACTCGCCCAAGCGCGACCCGGTCAGGACCCACTGGCCGTCGCAGAAGCCGGCGGGGGTCGTGGCCAGGCTCATGGGGCTCGACTCCTGCCGGACACCAAGTGGGTCCCCGGAGCCAAGCCCCCCGACGCGTTCCTCCGAAGCAGGTCGGTCAATTTCATGGACTACTTGCTCGAGCTCGACCTGGACGAGGCCGACAGCAACCGGCACCGGCGGGTCCGGACTTCGGTGTCGTTCCGCGAGGTGCCCGCTTCGTTAGCGGAGCGAGAGAAGAGCGAGGATCTAATTGTTCTGTACTTGGGGGGCGAGGAGGATTTggggaagaacaagaagaagaagggcgaAAGCAGAGGAAAGAGGAAACAGAAGACGGCcacggcgaagaagaagaagaagacgaacgaGATGGAGGGCGAGCGCGAGGAAGGCAAAGAGAGGAAGGTGTCGAGACTGAGGGACGAGCCGAGGCGGGTCAAACCCAGTCAACGCGATCGGGGAGGACGGCACTGTGCGGAGCTGAAACTGAAGGCGAGGAAGCCATTGATGGCGGTGAATGAGGAGGAAGCCCTGGTGGCCGATCTGGAATTCGCGAACGGAGGAAGGAGGGACAAGCgaccggcgatcggcggcggaGAGACGTCGTCGAGCCCGGTGTCGGTTCTTGACCAACCGCCAGCAAGTCGTCTTCGAGGTTTGCCTTCTCAGTTCCAATGTCGTATCGCGTCTTGCTTGCTTTACTGAAGTTTGTCGGTTATTTTCTCGCGAAATCACGTAACGTGGGCCCCATCGCTGTCTCATATGCCATCAACACGACTGAGTAGCCACTACTTACATATTTTAACACACCTTTCGATTTGCACATTGCTAGTGTGAACAGTGATTTGCTCGGCCTATTGATTAGTCATTTTGCATATGTTACTAGTATGAAAGCACACAAAAGAATCGGGGGTGGGTGATTAGGAGAGAGAACAATAGGAGTATTCCTGGTGATTAATCGAGCAAAATGAAAGACCCATGTGAAATTCAGTCAAGActcataaattttaataatttagattgaatttttttacccGTCAAATGTGCTAGGAGAATCATACTGTtcataacattttttattgtcATCCAACGAGATCGTATGCATTCTTGCATGCTTTAGCGAACCAGATAATTTCTAGATCTAAAGAGCCCATCTCATGAAAATGGCAATATGAAAAGACGGAAGAAGTTTAGAACTGGTTCCTTCCTTGCATTATGTGTGTGTCCAATTCGAAATGGATTTGAATGGTTTTTTAGTAGAGAATAttgatatgaatttttaaagGTGTTGGCATGTGGTCATTAGAATAGATTTTGCTAGGTAACCGTCCAATTTTTGTTATTAACAATGAAGAAATTGCTTAATATATAGAAAACCATCTATACAGAACcacgattttttttcttttctttttacctccTCTTTCAATTTGCTCACGTCATGTCTCTATGGAAATAAACTCCATCGTTATTAAGGGGATGTTCTGAATTTTGGTTGTAATTTGTGCAGAGTACAAGACCAACAGACCTTTCAGCTCCCTCCAACTCGAGCACATCATTTTAGATCCGTTCGTTCGTGACCAGACACTATGCAACCACCAGATCGATCGGTCTCCGGAGGTCGATCGCTTCATCGAGGAGGTCATTAAGGTGAGGAAATTGGCTGAAGAAGACGTGCAGAGCTCGAAATGGTTCCGAGTCGGGGAATTGTCATCGTCCCTTGGGTCTGCAGATCTTGAAGAGCTGAGTGTGATGCTCGAGCACCATGTCCTGGACCATCTGGTGGAGGAAGTCGTGAGGTTTCTATGCAGGAGAAGGTCGTCATTTTAGGGTTCGAGAAACCACTGACGGGGAGGGTCGGTCCGTGCCATGTATATGTTCGGGTTAACTTTACTTTTAGTCCCCGTATTTTCAGGACACGTGACTTCGAGATGGGCAATTAGCTTAGCTAGGGCGGGTCAATAGTTAGTGCACCCGTGAAACTCATCTCGCCAGTGACTAGTCCATTGCCAAAGCCGTAACTTTACCTAAACTCTCTCCATCACTTCTCTCTAATGTCAAAATTATCCATTCGGGTTCGCTTATTCTGTCAAATTAGTGTTGAAATCTGACCGATTTCCTTTAGTCCGCTGAGAATTGAGATTATATGGATCGAAATTGACGAGTTCGGAATCTCACGTActtaatagaaaattcaaaacataacCCCACACTACAAAAACTATAACAAAAGTTTATTTTACTCAAATATATTTCCCAAATGGCGAAAGCTGGAATATAGAgttctggatttgctggtgTGAAAAGAGCTTTGCGACTCCGGCTTTAACTTTAAGTCGTCGTTCACGTGGACGTTGAAGTCGGCTTCTACTTCGATCCCCACGCAAGCTTTTTCCCCCCGACACGATTCCTCTGGTGATGTACTGAACGAGcgatttattctttttccttttctttgtttcctatTCATGATCAGAGGATggccataaaagaaaataaaaaatcatgtgcgGTGCAGTGCAACTGCCGACGACGGGAGGACATACcattaataattttgttttttttttggggtgtcAAAAGTAAAATGGGTTATGCTTCAAATAGACATATGGTGAAACCCAAGCGAGTTCCCTAGGCGGCGGCAAAATCTCCGGCCAGAGGTGAGGGAACAGTTGATGGCTAGAGCGCTCCGGTATGTCAACGAATTCTGGCGATGTACTCCAAAATCGACTGGGCAGATGTCAGACTCTGACGGGTAGAGTATCTACGGCAGAATAAGTGTGGAGGATGGCAAATGTTGATAAATGCTATGAAAAAGGTGGAGGGAGAGCATGGCGTAGAGCCGAAACGACGAGGCTAGCAACATAGAGCTAAGACCGACAGTGTTAAGGAGTCGGCAAGGACGGGTCCAAAATTATTTGATAGAGAACTTCGGCTGCATTTGGTAGACTTGATATAACTTTGGAGAGGTTAACTTTTATCCTATTAGTTATTTGGGGCAACAAAATCCGGATGTTTTCGGATATGGACCAGGTATagattgaatgaaaaaaaactCCACATAGAGGGTGGCATATAACTGGATAGGATATGTGCTCCATAGTCAGAAATCAGTGTGACACTCCACCTTTGCTCACTGATGGtgaaatgagagagaaattgGTCGAGGGCTTAGGCAAAGGCCGATGAGGGCCACCAAGCTCGGTTAAGTGACAAAAGCCTTCAGTAGTTTGTGGGGGAGGGCCATTGtagcctaggcaagggccaacAACCCTTGCCATTTCGTAGGAGAGGGTTGTTTGATGTGGTGCTGGTGAGTTGGGTAGTGAGATGTGGTTGGGGCCAGAAGGTGAACGATGATGACTAACTTCTTTGGGGATGATGAAATGATATGTGCAAGTGtaaagaggagagagggagcATCGTGTGGATTTAGAATTTTGAGAGTTTCAAGGTGATGGGTGTCTTGGTTGTTCTAGTTTGATAGATTGAAAAtccagaaaagtaaaaaatcacCATATTTGGGAAAGAATCCCCACGTGGTTCATTTTTATCCCTCAAATTGACATCCTTTTACTGCGATTAGGGTTCTCTAGTGATCCCAACGTTGCAATCGAGTCAAACGATGTAAGCATGTGTGTTCAATGATTGATCAAATGAGAGAGATAAAAGGACAAAATGGAAGCTCCTGAATATGAGAGTGGTGAAGGGCATGGATTTTCATCTTATCTTAAGGTTACTAGACACTTAATAGGATAAGATATGTCCACTCAACTATCCTCATTCTATCCTATCACAATTTTGTCCTAATGACCAAACACCGCCTTAGGGTCAATAAGAAGTAAAAGTAAATTATAATAACACTACtatgcataataaaataaaatttttaggaaaaattccaaaaaaaaaaaaaaaaaggacatgaaatgtcat harbors:
- the LOC104421276 gene encoding uncharacterized protein LOC104421276, whose protein sequence is MKLVVALIAVAGDLEKAEATKLAQARPGQDPLAVAEAGGGRGQAHGARLLPDTKWVPGAKPPDAFLRSRSVNFMDYLLELDLDEADSNRHRRVRTSVSFREVPASLAEREKSEDLIVLYLGGEEDLGKNKKKKGESRGKRKQKTATAKKKKKTNEMEGEREEGKERKVSRLRDEPRRVKPSQRDRGGRHCAELKLKARKPLMAVNEEEALVADLEFANGGRRDKRPAIGGGETSSSPVSVLDQPPASRLREYKTNRPFSSLQLEHIILDPFVRDQTLCNHQIDRSPEVDRFIEEVIKVRKLAEEDVQSSKWFRVGELSSSLGSADLEELSVMLEHHVLDHLVEEVVRFLCRRRSSF